ACCGCCGAGAACGCCCTGACGACCGTCGCCGAGCGGGCCCGCGTCCTCGCCGACGCCTCGGCCGGCGTGGTCCTCCAGCCCACCGAGGAGGGCGGGATGGAGATCGTCGCCGCCTCCACCCCGGACGACCCGGGTGACCTGGTCGGCACGACGATCGCGCCCGGCTCCCCCGTCCTGGTCCAGCTCCTCGGCGGGGAGCCTGTGTTCGTCGAGGACTCGGCGACCGACCCCCGGATGACGACGCACGTACGGTCCCGCTTCGGCCCGTCGATGATGCTGCCGCTGCAGAGCGGCGGCAAGCTCATCGGCACCCTCGCCCTGCCCCGGCGGCGCGGCGGCGCGCCCTACTCGGCGGTGGACCGGCTGCTCGCCTCGCAGTTCGCCTCGCAGGCGGCGCTCGCGCTCGTCCTCGCGGACGCACGGCACGACCGGGAGCGCCTCGCGGTCTTCGAGGACCGCGACCGGATCGCCCGTGACCTGCACGACCTGGTGGTGCAGCGGCTGTTCGCCACGGAGATGATGCTGGAGTCCACCCGCCGGCGGGCGGCCGGCTCCTCCGACGAGAACGCGCTGCTCGGCCGGGCCGTGGACGAACTGGACTCGACGATCCAGGAGGTCCGGACGACCATCTTCGCGCTCCAGCAGCCGCCGGCGGACGCGCCGACCTCCTTCCGGGGGCGGGTGCTGCGCGAGACCGGCGGGGCCGCGGTCCTGCTCGGCTTCCAGCCGTCCGTGCACTTCGCCGGGGCGGTCGACACGCTCGTCGACGAGGAGACCGCGGGCAGGCTCCTCACCGTACTGCGCGGGGCGCTCGCGGCGGCGCACCGGCGGCCCGGGGTCGGCGCGATCACGGTCGAGGTGTCGGCGGGGGCCGGCGGCGCCCGACTGCGCGTGGAGGACGACGGCACGCCGCCGACGACGGTGAGCTGGCCCTGACCCGTACGACCGGACCGGGGACGAAGGCGAGCCGGCCACGGAGCGGGCCGAGATCACGGCCGGCCGCTCATGAGGATCACCCGGGAACCGTCTCCTAGGCGCCCACTCCCAGGAAACGCAGCACGGCCAGGACCCGGCGGTGGTCGGCGTCCGCCTTGGGGAGGTCGAGTTTGGCGAGGATGCTGTTGATGTGTTTGGCGACCGCGCTCTCGCTGACCACCAGTTGGGCGGCGATGCCCGCGTTGGAGCGGCCCTCGGCCATGAGGGCGAGCACCTCCCGTTCGCGGGCCGTCAGCCGTTCCAGCGGATCGTTCGACCGCCGTACGAGGAGCTGGGCGACGACCTGCGGATCGAGCGCGGTACCACCGTCCGCGACCCGCCGCAGCGCCTCGATGAACTCCTCGACGTCCGCGACCCGCTGCTTGAGCAGATAGCCCACGCCGCTGGTGTGGGCGGCGAGCAGGTCGGCCGCGTAGCGCTCCTCGACGTACTGGGAGAGCAGCAGCAGGGCGGTCGACGGCCGGCTGCGGCGGATCGACAGCGCGGCACGCACTCCCTCGTCCGTGAAGCCCGGTGGCATCCGGACGTCCACCACCGCCAGGTCGGGCCGGTGCTCCTCGACCGCGGCGAGGAGTCCCTCGGCGTCGCCCACCTCGGCGGCCACCTCGAAGCCGGCCATCTCGACCACCTTGACCAGGCCCATCCGCAACAGGACGGAGTCCTCGGCGATCACCGCACGTCGTCCGCGGGGCTCCTCCTGCCCCGCGCCCCTCAGTTCTGACACGGCAGATCCACGCTCATCATGGTCGGTCCCCCTACCGGGCTGCTCATCCGGAACGTTCCGTCGACTGATCGCACGCGCTGGGCGAGCCCCGTCAGGCCGCTTCCCCTGCCGGGGTCGGCGCCGCCCAGGCCGTCGTCCGTGATCACCATCCGTAGTATCCCGCCCAGCCGGGTGACCGTCACATCGGCCCGGGTCGCCTCGCGTGCGTGCTTGGCGACGTTCGTCAGCGCCTCGGAGACCACGAAGTAGGCGACCGCCTCGACGGCGGGCGCCGGCCGTCGCGGCAGGTCCGTCCTCAGTCGTACGGGCAGCGGGGCGCGGGCCGCGAGTCCCGACAGGGCCGCGTCCAGGCCGAGTTCGTCCAGGACGGCGGGGTGCAGTCCGCGTACGAGACCGCTCAGCTCCTCGATCGCCTCCTTCGCCTCCCGGTGCGCCGCGTCGATCACCTCGCGCGCCTCGGGCGGCAGGTCCACCAGCGTGGCCTTGGCGATGCCCAGGTTCAGTGCGAGCGACACGAGTCGCTGCTGCGCTCCGTCGTGGAGGTCCCGTTCGATGCGGCGCCGTTCCGCGTCGGCGGCGTCGACCGCGCCGGCCCGGCTCTCGGTGAGGTCCTCGACCCGCCGCACCAGGTCCTCTTCCCTGCTGCGGCCGAGCAGGGTGGGAACCACCTCGCTCTCGAAGCGTACGAGGGCGGCGGCCAGGTACGGGACGGCCGCCAGCACGAGCAGTCCCGCCACGGAGAGGTACGCGGCCTGCGTGGCGTACTCGGGGTGCTCGATCCGCCATTTCCGGGGGATCGCGTAGACCCACACCGTGGTCAGGGAGAGGGCGAGTCCGGCCGGGATCAGCACCGCCACCACCGCTTCGAGCGTGCCGAACAGCATCCCGGCCAGGGAGTGGTAGGCGAGCTGCCGCCACGGCCGCCGCAGCCCGGGGCGGGGGATGTCGATGCCGAGCAGCCGCCGGAAGCGCCAGCGCTGGGCCACGGTCAGCGCGGGGACGCAGAACACCGTCGCCACGACCACGAACCCCAGGGCGATCGGCGCGCTGTCGTCCGCTCCTCCGATGACCCCCCACAGGAGTCCGTAGACCCCGGCCAGCAGGGAAACCATGAGGAGGTGGAGCGGTGCCCCCAGCGCGAGGAAGGACGCGTCGCGCGTCAGGCGGGTGAGCGCTCGCCGCAGCCGGGTCCGGATCTTCATGTCCCCACCGTAGGTGTCGGCCCCCGCGGCCTGCCATGAAGCTGCTGTCCGCGCCGGGGGTGCAACCAGTGCCACCCCAAAACGGACAACGGTGTTACTGACTCCGGAGAGCGGCGACGGGAGGGTTGATCCCGAGCCCGACGGCCGGGCCCCCGACCCCGGAAGGGACCTCCGACATGGCCCTCACCTCCTCCATCGCCCTTGCCGCCGACGGCAGTCGCCCCGCATCGGGTACGGCCCACGGCGCCCCTCGCCTCAGCCGCGTCCGCCGCCGGCAGGGTCGTGTGCTCATGGGCGCGGGCCTCGCCCTGCTGCCCTGGCTCGGCTACCTCGCCGGCGCCCTGCCGCCCCCCGAGGCCGCCGCCTGGGTCGCCCTCGACGCCCTGGAGGCCGCCGCGCTGCTCACCGCCGGCAGCCGGCTGCTGCGCGCCGACGGCCGTCACCGCGCGCCCGCGGCCGCCGCGGCGGTGCTCCTCCTCGCCGACGCCTGCGTCGACCTCGCCACCTCCGCCGCCGGACCGGAACTGGCCGTCGCCGTCGTCATGGCCGTGGTCGCGGAACTCCCCCTCGCGGTCTTGTGCGCGGTGATCGCCGCGCACCCGCGCCGGAGCGGTCCCCGGCCCGGGCCGTCGGCCGCGCCCCACCCGCGGCACGGACGGAATTCCTCCCGGTAGCCCCCGGGTGGTCCGGGTGCCGCGAGGAGTCTTGGCCCGTGGGGCGGGAGTCGACCCCGATCGGCCCTGGCGGTCATCCGCCGTGGCGGCCAACCGCCGGGAGGGGCCGGGTCGTTCGGGGAGGTTCGGTCACGGAGTCGGATCGAGGGCGTCATAGCGGCGGAATCCGCGCCCGTACAGGGCGAGGAGTCCGATCGCGAGGACGCAGGCGATTCCGCCGCCGGTGATGGCGACCGCCGGCGAGGTGAGGTCGGCGACGGAGCCCGCGAGGAAGTCGCCGAGCCGGGGCCCGCCCGCGACGACCACGATGAAGACGCCCTGGAGCCGGCCGCGCATCTCGTCCGGGGCGGCGACCTGCATCATCGTGTTCCGGAAGATCATCGAAACGGTGTCGGAGTAGCCGGCGAGGGCGAGCAGGAGCAGCCCGAGCCAGAGGTTCCGGGTGAGTCCGAAGACGGCGATGGCGGTGCCCCAGGCGGCGACGGCGAGGAGGATCGCCTGCCCGTGGTGGCGGATGCGGCCCTGCCAGCCGGAGAGGACCCCGCCGAGGAGCGCCCCGAACGCGGGCGCGGCGACGAGGAGTCCGGTGGTCTTCGCGTCGCCGCCGAACCAGAGGACGGCGACGGCCGGGAACAGCGCGCGGGGGTGGGCGAGGATCATCGCGCAGAAGTCCGAGAAGAACGTCATGCGCAGGTTGGGGCGGGTGGCGAGGAACCGCAGTCCGTCGAGGACGGAGGCCCGCTTGCCGCCGGTCCGCTCCGGGAGCATGGACGGCAGTCGCCACATCGCGTACAGGCTCGCGGTGAAGGCGACGGCGTCGATGGAGTACGCGGTCTGGTAGCCGGCGAGGCCGACGATCAGGCCGCCGAGGCTCGGCCCGACGAGCGTGCCGAAGGTCATGACCATCGAGTTGAGCGCGTTGGCGGCGCGCAGCTGCTCGGGCGGCAGGAGCCGGGGGATCATCGAGGAGCGGGCGGGCGCGTTGAGCGCGGTGCACACGGCCTGGAGGGCGACGATCCCGTACAGGAACCAGACGTGGTGGAAGCCGGCGAACGCGGCACCGGCGAGGGCGATGGAGAGCGCGGCGGAGCCGCTGGCGCTGGCGAGGCCGAGCTTGCGGCGGTCGACGGTGTCGGCGATGGCGCCGCCGTACAGGCCGAAGACGACGAGCGGGACGAGGGAGAAGAGGCCGACGAGCCCGACGGAGAAGGGCGAGCGGGTGATGTCGTACACCTGGAGGGAGATGGCGAGCGACGTCATGCCCTGGCCGACCCAGGAGACGGTGCTGCCGAACCAGAGGCGGCGGAAGTGCGCGGAGGTGCGCAGCGGGGTGAGGTCGGCGAGGACCTTGCGGCGGTCCCGCGCCTGCTCCTGCCCCCGGCTTCCCTGGGTGTCCTGGGGGTCCTGGGTGTCCTGGGTGGCGGTCACGCGACGTCGTACCGCAGCTCGGGGCGCTCCCAGTGGATGCGTCCGGTGGGCCGTACGGTGCCGGTGCGGATGGCGCCGGTCCGCAGGTAGAACTCCTCGGCGGGCGGGTGCGCGACGACCCGCACGGAGCCGAGCCCGGCGGCCCTGGCCTGCTCGGTCATGTGCTCCATGAGGAGCCGGCCTATGCCGAGTCCCTGGGCGGCGTCGGCGACGAACGCGAGGTCGAGCTCGGCCTCGTCGACGAGGAGCGCGTAGAACCCGAGGACGCGGCCGCCGTCGTCGTCGACGGCGACGTAGACGGGGTGGTGCTCGATGTACGGGCCGCCGACCTGGTAGCCCTCGACCATGGCGGCGTAGTCGCCCCGGTAGGCCCCTGAGGTCCGGACGAGCCGGGTGAGCCGTGGGGAGTCGTCGGCGGTGGCGCGCCGGATGGTGATGTCGGACATGAGGCGAGTATAGGAGCGGATACGGCCGATGCTCCTTACAATTTAGTGAACGCGGAACGGAGGCCCCCTCGGCTCACCGCTCCGCGAGCCGCATCGGCTGCGGCCCCGGGGAGAGGACGATGCGCGGAACGGGGCGGGGCGGGCGCGGGGAGACCGGGGTCAGGCGCCAGCGGGAGGCGATCGCGGCGATCGCGAGACCGGCCTCGGTGCTGCCGAACACGTCGCCGACGCACTTGGTGGCACCGAGCCCGAAGGGCAGCCAGGCGTCCCGCGGCACGTCCGCTCCGGCCCACCGGCCGGGGTCGAAGCGCGCGGGGTCCGGGAAGAGTTCGGGCCGCCGGTGGAGGAGATAGAGACAGCAGATGACGACGGAGCCGGGCGGCAGGACCTTCCCGGCCAGCTCGGTCTCGCGGGTGGCGGTGCGGGTGATCGCCCAGGCCGGCGGGTAGAGGCGCAGCGCCTCGCGGACCACGTCGCGGGTGTACGGCAGCCGGGGCAGGTCGACCCCGGTGACGGGGTCTCCGGCCAGGACGGTGTCGAGCTCCCCGTGCAGCCGGGCGGTGGCCCCGGGGTGGTCGGCGAGGAGGCGCAGGGCCCAGGCGACGACGGAGGAGGTGGTCTCTGCGCCGGCGAGGACCAGGGTGGCGACCTGGTCGCCGAGTTCGACGTCCGACAGGGCCCGGCCGTGCTCGTCGCGCACGGCGAGGAGCAGCGAGAGGGCGTCGCCGTGGTCCACCCCGGCCGCCCGGTAGGCGGCGACGATGGCGGCGACGCCGGTACGCCAGCGGGTCAGGGCCCGGCGGTAGCGGCGGCGGGACGGGGACGGCGCCCGGTCGACGGCGGGCGCCACGACCCGTGTGTAGACCCCGCGCAGCAGGACTTCGAGGGCCTCGCGCAGCTCCTCGGCGGCGCCCGGGGCGATGCCGGCGGAGAACAGGGTGCGGACGGCGACGGCGGTGGTGAGCCGGAACGCCTCCTCGGTGACGTCGACGACCGCTCCGGGCCGCCAGCGCGCGGTCAGGGCCGCCGTCTCGGCCGTCATCACGGCGGCGTAGCGGTCCATGAGGGAGGGGTGGAAGGCGGGCTGGAGAGCCCGCCGTTGGTCCCGGTGCTCGGCGTTCGGACAGGTGGCGAGCCCGTTGCCGAGGAGTGCGCGGACCTTCTCGTACAGGACGCCGCTCCGGTCGAAGGACCGCCGGTCGGTGAGGACGCGGCGGACGAGCGCGGGATGACTCACGACGTGGGCGGTCCGGGTCCCCATCCGCACGCGGACCACGTCGCCGTGACCGGACAGCGAGTCGAGGAAGGCGAGCGGCCGGCCGGCCAGGTGGGGCAGATGCCCGAGCAGGGGCCAGGCCCCGGGCGCGCGGCCGTACCGGGGCGGGGAGGCGGGGACCGCCCCGGGCTCCGGCTCCGGGGTCCCGGCCGGGTCGTTCGGGCGGCTCATGGTGCACCCACCCCCCTCCCCCCGCCACCGCGAGCGGCACCGCGGCAGAAGATCGAACTGGATCTGAAGATCGCTCAGGGCGCTACGATACGTCATCATGCAATCGCAATGCGTGACGGATGGCATGCCCCCCGACTACCTCGACGACGAGGCCGTGTCGGCCTGGACCGCCTCCGGAGCACCCCTCGTCGACCTCCTCCGCCGGGCCCACACCCCGGGCCGGCTGACCGGGTTCCGCCGGGGCGGCCGGGCGGCGGTCCTGGTGACGGAGCCCCGGCACGTGCACCAGGTGCTCGGCGTCGGCGGCGAGCGGTACGTGAAGCGCTCGCACCGGGCGAGGCCCCTCCTCGGCGACGGCATGATCACCGCCACGGGCGAGGCCTGGCGGTCCCAACGGAAGCTCCTCCAGGCGATGTTCACGGGCCGGGGCGTCCAGCGCTGGGAGCGGCACATCACGGGGGCGGCGGCGTGCGTCGTCGACCGCTGGGCGGAGCGGGCCCGCCGGGGCGAGCCCACGGACATCGCCGAGGACGTGCAGTTCTTCACCGTCGACACGATCTGGCGCTCGCTGACCGACCGGCCCCTGGACGAGGAGACGTACGTCGACCTGGCGGCCGTGCAGGACGTCGTCGCGGCGCTCCCCGCCGAGGTCGGCGGCGCGAGCACGCTGCCGCCGGAGGCCGAGGCGGCGCTCGCCGCGCTCGACGAGCGGATGTTCCGGGCGCTCGCCGACGCCCGGGTCCGCCACCGGGCGGGCGGCGCCGGGGCGAGCGTCCTGGACCGGCTGCTCGACGCGGCCGGGACGGATCCGGCGTACACGGACCGGTTGATCCGCGATGAGCTCGTCACCCTGCTCACCGCCGGGTACGAGAGCAGCGCCCGCACGCTGACCTGGGCGTTCGTCCTGCTCTGCGAGCATCCGGAGGTCATGGAGCGGGCCGCCGGGGACGCGCGGGCCGTCGGGGCGGTGCTCTCCGAGACGCTGCGGCTCTACCCGACGGGCTGGCTGCTGCCCCGGCACAGCCCGGCGGACGAGACGCTGGACGGCTGGGCGATCCCCGCCGGTACGGACCTCCTCGTCTGCCCGTACCTCACCCACCGCGACCCGGAGGTCTGGCCCGAGCCCGAGGTCTTCGATCCGGGCCGCTTCCCGGTCCGGTCGCCGCTGCCGCCCGGCGCGTACCTCCCCTTCGGCATGGGTCCGCGGGCCTGTCTCGGCACGCGGTTCGCGATGCGGGAGATGGAGGAGCTGCTCGGCGCGCTCCTCGCCCGCTTCGAGGTGGAGCCGACCGGGCCGGTGGGCGGGGCCGTGTTCGGCATCAACCTGCGCCCGGCGGGCCCGCTGCACGCGCGCGTCCGCGAGCGCACGTGAACGCGCCCGCACCCGCGCCCGAGGAACGCCCGCCCGACGGCCGCGCGCCCGAGCGGTACGGCTCCGGAGCCCGGGCTCCCGAGGGATACGGCTTCGAGGCCCGGACTCCCGAGGCGTACGGCCCCGAGGCCCGGACTCCCGAAGCGTACGGCCCCGAGGGATGCGGCCCCGGGCGGTACGGACCCGGCCCCCGCGCGCCCGAGCGGTACGCCCCCGAGCGGGTCGACTACGTCGATCCCCGGGACCGGGTGGTGGCCCAGGGCGGGCGGGCCGCCGGGCCTCCCTCCGGGCTGCTCAAGCGGTACGCGGCGACCGTCTGCACCGATCACTCCGGCCGGGTCCTCCTCTACCGGCGGACCGCCTCGGCACCCGCCTACCCGGACCACTACGACGTCCTGATCGGCGGGGCGGTCCGCAGCGGCGAGGAGTACCGCGCGGCCGCGCTCCGGGAGCTCCGCGAGGAGCTGGGCTGGGAGCGGGCGCCCGGCCTCGCCGAGGCGTACCGGATCCGCGTCGACGATCCGCACGGCGCCTGCTTCCTGACGGTCCACCGCTGGGTGGCGGACCGCCCGCCCCGGCCCGATCCGCGGGAGATCGCCTGGTGCGGCTTCGTCGCGCCGCTCGCGGTCCTGACCGGCGGCTACACCCCGCTGGTCCCGGCCGGCGCGGAGGCCGTACGGCGCCTCTTCCCCCGCTGACCGCCACCCCGCTCTTCGTACGACACCACCGAAGGACACCATGACGCACCGCGCGCTGCCCTTACCCGGCGTCTCCCTCGCCGTCCCCGGCCCCCGCCCGGCACCGCTCCCGGGAGCCGAGCGGCTCGACCGTGCCAGGGCCCGGCTCGCCACCCGTCTGGTGGCGGCCGCCGGACCCGACGGGCTGCTCCGGGCCCCGTGCGACAGCCGGCTCCTGGAGTCCGCGCTGGCCCTGCGGCTGCTCACGGTGACGGGCGTGGACCCGGACGCCCAGGAGCGGCTGACCCGGCGGCTGAAGACCGCCGTGGACGAGGGCGCCCCCGATCCCGTGCAGGAGGCGGCGGCCCGCGCGGCGCTCGGCGAGTACGCGGACGGGCGGGGCGCGCTCGCCCGGCTGCTCGGCGGCTTCGACCACTTCACCGCCGGGCGCAAGCGGCTGATGTTCCAGACGCTCCTGGCGGAGCTGGGCGCCCACTCCTTCCCCGAACTCCCCTCCCCCGGGGCCGCCTTCGAGGCGTGCGGCCAACAGCGGTGGCTGATCACGGAGATGGCCGCCCTCAAGGTCCTGTACGCCCACGGGACCGGGGCGCCGCGGCTCGTGACGGAGGAGGACTGGCGGGCGCTCGAACCCTGCTCGCTGCCCGGCCCGCCCCCGTACGGCAACCACCTCGCCCGGATCCTCGCCCTGCTCGCGCTGCGGTTCCGGCCCCGGTACGCGGCGACCGTACGGGCGCGGGCGCGGGAGCTGCGCACCTGGCTGCGCGAGGACGGCGGACTGCCGTTCCTCACGGGCATGGACGTGTTCGCGACGGCGACCGGCGGGCTCGCCCTGGCCGGGGCGGGCGCCCCCGCGCACACCCTGCGGGCCCTCGCGACGGCGCTGACGGAGCACCGGAACGCCGACGGCGGCTGGGGGTTCGACCGGGGCGTCGCACAGAGCGACGTGGACGACACCGCGTACTGCGTGGAGTTCCTGCGGGCGACGGACCCGGGGCTCTTCGGCGCCGAGGTGGCGGCCGGCGAGCGGTACCTGCTCGCCCGGCAGGGCGCGGACGGCGGCTTCCCGACCTTCGAGCACGGCACCGCGTCCGAGGTGGGGATAACGGCGGCGGCCGTGAACGCGCTGGCGCCCGAGCCCGCGCACCGGTCGGCGGTGGAGGCCGGCGTCCGGTTCGTCGTGGTCCGGCAGGAGGGCGCGGGGCCGTTCGAGCGCAGCTGGAGCCTCAACGAGAGCAACGCCCTGTTCCGTACCGTCCTCGCCCACGACTCCTTCCTGGCCGTGGCGCCCGGCCATCCGGCCCGGCACGAGGTGGCGCGGGCCCGGGAGCGGGCCGTGGCCCGGCTGGTCGACACGCAGAACGCGGACGGCGGCTGGGGGCACGTGCCGTCCGATCCGAGCGACCCGATCAGCACCGCGTACGCGCTGATCGCGGTGGCCCGGACGCCGACCGTGCCGTCCGCCCGGGGTGCGACCGGGCGGGCGGTGCGCCACCTCCTGGAGCGGCAGCGGCCGGCCGGCGGCTTCGTGTCCCGGCCGGACCAGGCCGGGCCCCGGCCGCTCGCGTACCACGTGCCGCTCCTGACGGACGTGTGCGTGCTGCTGGGCCTGAACCACGCGCGCGCGTACGCGACGCCGTGAAGGGGTGTCCTACAGACCGGTCGCGCAGGAGGACAGGTCGTCCGGGTCGACGGCGTCGAGCCGGACGGCGAGCGCGTCGAGCCGCTCCCGCAGGTCGCGGATCTCCTCGAGGCCGAGGCCGGTGGCGGCGGCGATCCGGCGCGGCACGCCGAGGGCCTTCTCGCGCAGGGCGGTGCCGTCGCCGGTGAGGCGCACGGTGACGGACCGCTCGTCCTCGGGGCTGCGGCGGCGCTCGACGTGTCCGGCCGCTTCGAGCCTCTTGAGCAGCGGT
The DNA window shown above is from Streptomyces vietnamensis and carries:
- a CDS encoding sensor histidine kinase, producing the protein MKIRTRLRRALTRLTRDASFLALGAPLHLLMVSLLAGVYGLLWGVIGGADDSAPIALGFVVVATVFCVPALTVAQRWRFRRLLGIDIPRPGLRRPWRQLAYHSLAGMLFGTLEAVVAVLIPAGLALSLTTVWVYAIPRKWRIEHPEYATQAAYLSVAGLLVLAAVPYLAAALVRFESEVVPTLLGRSREEDLVRRVEDLTESRAGAVDAADAERRRIERDLHDGAQQRLVSLALNLGIAKATLVDLPPEAREVIDAAHREAKEAIEELSGLVRGLHPAVLDELGLDAALSGLAARAPLPVRLRTDLPRRPAPAVEAVAYFVVSEALTNVAKHAREATRADVTVTRLGGILRMVITDDGLGGADPGRGSGLTGLAQRVRSVDGTFRMSSPVGGPTMMSVDLPCQN
- a CDS encoding NUDIX domain-containing protein encodes the protein MNAPAPAPEERPPDGRAPERYGSGARAPEGYGFEARTPEAYGPEARTPEAYGPEGCGPGRYGPGPRAPERYAPERVDYVDPRDRVVAQGGRAAGPPSGLLKRYAATVCTDHSGRVLLYRRTASAPAYPDHYDVLIGGAVRSGEEYRAAALRELREELGWERAPGLAEAYRIRVDDPHGACFLTVHRWVADRPPRPDPREIAWCGFVAPLAVLTGGYTPLVPAGAEAVRRLFPR
- a CDS encoding cytochrome P450 encodes the protein MSRPNDPAGTPEPEPGAVPASPPRYGRAPGAWPLLGHLPHLAGRPLAFLDSLSGHGDVVRVRMGTRTAHVVSHPALVRRVLTDRRSFDRSGVLYEKVRALLGNGLATCPNAEHRDQRRALQPAFHPSLMDRYAAVMTAETAALTARWRPGAVVDVTEEAFRLTTAVAVRTLFSAGIAPGAAEELREALEVLLRGVYTRVVAPAVDRAPSPSRRRYRRALTRWRTGVAAIVAAYRAAGVDHGDALSLLLAVRDEHGRALSDVELGDQVATLVLAGAETTSSVVAWALRLLADHPGATARLHGELDTVLAGDPVTGVDLPRLPYTRDVVREALRLYPPAWAITRTATRETELAGKVLPPGSVVICCLYLLHRRPELFPDPARFDPGRWAGADVPRDAWLPFGLGATKCVGDVFGSTEAGLAIAAIASRWRLTPVSPRPPRPVPRIVLSPGPQPMRLAER
- a CDS encoding GNAT family N-acetyltransferase; translated protein: MSDITIRRATADDSPRLTRLVRTSGAYRGDYAAMVEGYQVGGPYIEHHPVYVAVDDDGGRVLGFYALLVDEAELDLAFVADAAQGLGIGRLLMEHMTEQARAAGLGSVRVVAHPPAEEFYLRTGAIRTGTVRPTGRIHWERPELRYDVA
- a CDS encoding MFS transporter; the encoded protein is MRTSAHFRRLWFGSTVSWVGQGMTSLAISLQVYDITRSPFSVGLVGLFSLVPLVVFGLYGGAIADTVDRRKLGLASASGSAALSIALAGAAFAGFHHVWFLYGIVALQAVCTALNAPARSSMIPRLLPPEQLRAANALNSMVMTFGTLVGPSLGGLIVGLAGYQTAYSIDAVAFTASLYAMWRLPSMLPERTGGKRASVLDGLRFLATRPNLRMTFFSDFCAMILAHPRALFPAVAVLWFGGDAKTTGLLVAAPAFGALLGGVLSGWQGRIRHHGQAILLAVAAWGTAIAVFGLTRNLWLGLLLLALAGYSDTVSMIFRNTMMQVAAPDEMRGRLQGVFIVVVAGGPRLGDFLAGSVADLTSPAVAITGGGIACVLAIGLLALYGRGFRRYDALDPTP
- a CDS encoding response regulator transcription factor, which codes for MIAEDSVLLRMGLVKVVEMAGFEVAAEVGDAEGLLAAVEEHRPDLAVVDVRMPPGFTDEGVRAALSIRRSRPSTALLLLSQYVEERYAADLLAAHTSGVGYLLKQRVADVEEFIEALRRVADGGTALDPQVVAQLLVRRSNDPLERLTAREREVLALMAEGRSNAGIAAQLVVSESAVAKHINSILAKLDLPKADADHRRVLAVLRFLGVGA
- a CDS encoding GAF domain-containing protein, which encodes MTIMDEGTEAADAEDVPRLPMLLEAVLGVGTDLELRTTLQHIVDSATELTGARYGALGVVDPERHRLTELFTSGVTDEERQRIGRLPGGHAGLIGALVRDPQPLRLDDLTADPRSSGVPEGHPEMRTFLGVPIRVHTEVFGNLYLTEKRAGPFTEEDLALLRVLASQAGIAIGNARLYETARQRERWIEGAAAVTTALLTGATAENALTTVAERARVLADASAGVVLQPTEEGGMEIVAASTPDDPGDLVGTTIAPGSPVLVQLLGGEPVFVEDSATDPRMTTHVRSRFGPSMMLPLQSGGKLIGTLALPRRRGGAPYSAVDRLLASQFASQAALALVLADARHDRERLAVFEDRDRIARDLHDLVVQRLFATEMMLESTRRRAAGSSDENALLGRAVDELDSTIQEVRTTIFALQQPPADAPTSFRGRVLRETGGAAVLLGFQPSVHFAGAVDTLVDEETAGRLLTVLRGALAAAHRRPGVGAITVEVSAGAGGARLRVEDDGTPPTTVSWP
- a CDS encoding cytochrome P450 — translated: MPPDYLDDEAVSAWTASGAPLVDLLRRAHTPGRLTGFRRGGRAAVLVTEPRHVHQVLGVGGERYVKRSHRARPLLGDGMITATGEAWRSQRKLLQAMFTGRGVQRWERHITGAAACVVDRWAERARRGEPTDIAEDVQFFTVDTIWRSLTDRPLDEETYVDLAAVQDVVAALPAEVGGASTLPPEAEAALAALDERMFRALADARVRHRAGGAGASVLDRLLDAAGTDPAYTDRLIRDELVTLLTAGYESSARTLTWAFVLLCEHPEVMERAAGDARAVGAVLSETLRLYPTGWLLPRHSPADETLDGWAIPAGTDLLVCPYLTHRDPEVWPEPEVFDPGRFPVRSPLPPGAYLPFGMGPRACLGTRFAMREMEELLGALLARFEVEPTGPVGGAVFGINLRPAGPLHARVRERT
- a CDS encoding prenyltransferase/squalene oxidase repeat-containing protein; translation: MTHRALPLPGVSLAVPGPRPAPLPGAERLDRARARLATRLVAAAGPDGLLRAPCDSRLLESALALRLLTVTGVDPDAQERLTRRLKTAVDEGAPDPVQEAAARAALGEYADGRGALARLLGGFDHFTAGRKRLMFQTLLAELGAHSFPELPSPGAAFEACGQQRWLITEMAALKVLYAHGTGAPRLVTEEDWRALEPCSLPGPPPYGNHLARILALLALRFRPRYAATVRARARELRTWLREDGGLPFLTGMDVFATATGGLALAGAGAPAHTLRALATALTEHRNADGGWGFDRGVAQSDVDDTAYCVEFLRATDPGLFGAEVAAGERYLLARQGADGGFPTFEHGTASEVGITAAAVNALAPEPAHRSAVEAGVRFVVVRQEGAGPFERSWSLNESNALFRTVLAHDSFLAVAPGHPARHEVARARERAVARLVDTQNADGGWGHVPSDPSDPISTAYALIAVARTPTVPSARGATGRAVRHLLERQRPAGGFVSRPDQAGPRPLAYHVPLLTDVCVLLGLNHARAYATP
- a CDS encoding MarR family winged helix-turn-helix transcriptional regulator encodes the protein METLDTVPDEDFLRLDHQICFSLHAATRAFNGVYREALKELGLTYPQYLVMLVLWEHGELPVKGIGERLRLDSGTLSPLLKRLEAAGHVERRRSPEDERSVTVRLTGDGTALREKALGVPRRIAAATGLGLEEIRDLRERLDALAVRLDAVDPDDLSSCATGL